Proteins encoded in a region of the Tripterygium wilfordii isolate XIE 37 chromosome 21, ASM1340144v1, whole genome shotgun sequence genome:
- the LOC119990123 gene encoding uncharacterized protein LOC119990123 produces the protein MALTLFLLIIVLHVTASAIALVLASEESTYIYVIGTDEDPSYNYCANDSNDWTPLRITALVLLLANQVLMMKASLWFFSAEKPSNPKTSSPTPWATLILIICWTTFFIAEAWFLVGSVRNSDQKKYRGTKFYSGLVECQTPENGVFHRVRMFQGGAAFILLSSIASKMYTVFYVEAKQKETEDGSDSTGEKLGTDTLV, from the exons ATGGCCTTGACGCTATTCCTGTTGATCATTGTTCTTCATGTCACAGCTTCTGCtattgctcttgttcttgcttctgAGGAGTCAACTTATATT taTGTGATTGGAACTGATGAAGACCCCAGCTATAATTACTGTGCCAATGACTCAAATGACTGGACTCCCTTGAGAATTACTGCACTTGTTCTTCTATTGGCAAATCAAGTGCTTATGATGAAGGCAAGCTTGTGGTTTTTCTCAGCCGAAAAGCCTTCGAATCCAAAGACTTCATCTCCTACTCCTTGGGCAACACTTATTTTAATCATCTGTTG GACGACGTTCTTCATCGCTGAGGCATGGTTTTTGGTGGGTTCAGTGAGGAATTCCGACCAGAAAAAGTACAGAGGGACCAAATTCTATTCAGGACTTGTCGAGTGCCAAACACCAGAAAATGGAGTTTTTCACAGGGTGAGAATGTTTCAGGGAGGGGCAGCATTCATCCTACTATCCAGCATCGCATCAAAAATGTACACTGTTTTCTATGTTGAagccaaacaaaaagaaaccgAAGATGGCAGTGACAGCACTGGTGAGAAATTAGGAACTGACACCCTGGTTTAG
- the LOC119987745 gene encoding uncharacterized protein LOC119987745: MALILILMIVMVLDFVAFALALVAEQWRSTKYVIAILICKVGKQKTRTCRTEQLLRINAKVMIHEEWNFGFQGGYSYCVYDSNMSTVLGITASALLLASQVLTLKPSCWCCNRKTWNSKGSSAFATVLLIICWLTFFIAEACLLVGSVIIAYRTKEKIILSAPDTLHCQTLRKGVFEAGASFVLLTSLASKSYHVCYADPNEDLQTNDNGENSEKLVGDLHNASVR; this comes from the exons ATGGCGTTGATATTAATCTTGATGATTGTCATGGTTCTTGATTTCGTCGCATTCGCTCTTGCTCTTGTTGCTGAGCAGTGGAGAAGCACT AAATATGTGATAGCTATACTGATATGCAAAGTTGGCAAGCAAAAAACTAGAACTTGTAGAACGGAACAGCTGTTAAGAATTAAT GCCAAGGTCATGATACATGAAGAATGGAACTTTGGCTTCCAAGGGGGCTATAGCTACTGTGTTTATGACTCAAACATGTCGACTGTTCTGGGGATTACTGCAAGTGCTCTTCTCTTGGCAAGTCAAGTACTCACATTGAAGCCAAGTTGCTGGTGCTGCAATCGAAAGACTTGGAACTCGAAAGGATCTTCTGCTTTTGCAACTGTTCTTCTCATAATCTGCTGGTTGACATTCTTCATTGCAGAGGCATGTTTATTAGTGGGTTCAGTTATAATTGCATATCGCACGAAGGAGAAGATCATACTCTCCGCACCTGATACTCTCCATTGCCAGACCCTAAGAAAGGGAGTCTTTGAAGCAGGAGCATCTTTTGTTCTGCTCACCAGTCTTGCATCAAAGTCTTACCACGTTTGCTATGCTGATCCCAATGAAGACCTGCAGACAAATGACAATGGCGAAAACAGTGAGAAGTTAGTTGGGGACTTACACAATGCTTCAGTGAGGTGA
- the LOC119987744 gene encoding uncharacterized protein LOC119987744, translating into MVSTLVLMEAMVLDISAFVLALFAEQWRSSAKIIMDEELNNFYCLYDSSISTVLGIAAFSLLSRSQKLTMKPTLWWCCKPKTTSSPNRSSACAIVLPIISWLTFFTAEACLLLGSMINVNHKEYRTIFGQHLHCQTLRKGVFEAGAAFIVLTSLASNFYHVCYTEQNEDLQTINNGNASVRHYYLITHLVKLCLFEASLFFYVKMSIMMTWLISLKGQQTHAHRSSLLDDGAASSSMGSTTHDLSPVD; encoded by the exons ATGGTGTCGACGTTAGTCCTGATGGAGGCCATGGTTCTTGACATCAGCGCGTTCGTTCTTGCTCTTTTTGCTGAGCAGTGGAGAAGCTCT GCCAAGATCATTATGGATGAAGAATTGAACAATTTTTACTGTCTCTATGACTCAAGCATCTCAACTGTTCTGGGGATTGCTGCATTTtctcttctctcaagaagtcaAAAACTCACAATGAAGCCAACCTTGTGGTGGTGCTGCAAACCAAAGACTACGAGCAGCCCGAACAGATCTTCTGCTTGCGCAATTGTTCTTCCCATCATTTCCTGGCTGACATTCTTCACTGCAGAGGCATGTTTATTACTAGGGTCAATGATAAACGTTAATCACAAGGAGTACAGGACCATTTTCGGGCAGCATCTCCATTGCCAGACCTTAAGAAAGGGAGTTTTTGAAGCAGGAGCGGCTTTTATTGTGCTCACCAGTCTTGCATCAAATTTTTACCATGTCTGTTATACTGAGCAGAATGAAGACTTGCAAACAATTAACAATGGTAATGCTTCAGTAAGGCATTACTATCTTATTACACACCTTGTCAAGTTGTGCTTATTTGAggcttctctctttttctatgtaaagatgtcaataatg ATGACATGGCTTATTAGCttgaaag GGCAGCAAACCCACGCGCACAGAAGTTCCTTACTTGACGATGGG GCAGCTTCATCTTCCATGGGCAGTACAACTCATGACCTGTCACCAGTAGATTAG
- the LOC119988659 gene encoding COP1-interacting protein 7-like isoform X1, with the protein MDPATLLDHALFQLTPTRTRCDLVIYTGNVSEKLASGLLEPFVSHLKCAKDQISEGGYSITLRPVGSHASWFTKATLLRFVRFVSTPELLERFVTIEREIDQIESSVQSNELSNTLEAEAAGGNFQKSSASFKQNGESNGTDDATQEENFKVRLQRVLESRKAVLRKEQAMAYARALAAGFELDCMDLISFSDAFGASRLREACINFMELCKKKNQDRLWMDEIAAIQAFARPEFPYLATSGVVLSGEENDPTLLNASDSITSLGSSDAKQGRFKYQVSSRLQIVF; encoded by the exons ATGGACCCTGCAACTCTTCTTGATCACGCTCTCTTCCAACTCACTCCCACCAGAACCAG GTGTGATCTGGTGATTTATACGGGTAATGTGAGTGAAAAATTGGCTTCTGGGCTTTTGGAGCCATTTGTTTCTCATCTGAAATGCGCTAAGGATCAGATTTCTGAAGGAGGGTACTCCATCACTCTACGCCCAGTGGGCTCACATGCCTCCTGGTTCACCAAAGCCACTCTTCTAAG ATTTGTGAGATTTGTCAGCACACCAGAACTTCTCGAGAGATTTGTGACcattgagagagagatagatCAAATTGAGAGTTCAGTCCAATCAAATGAGCTGTCAAACACATTAGAGGCAGAAG CTGCTGGTGGGAACTTCCAGAAGTCATCTGCATCATTCAAG CAGAATGGTGAGTCCAACGGAACTGATGATGCCACACAAGAAGAAAATTTCAA GGTTCGTCTTCAACGAGTTCTGGAAAGTAGGAAGGCAGTTCTCCGCAAAGAACAAGCCATGGCCTATGCCCGTGCTTTGGCTGCTGGATTTGAACTGGACTGCATGGATCTCATATCCTTTTCAGATGCTTTTGGAGCTTCACGTTTGAG GGAAGCATGCATCAATTTCATGGAATTATGCAAGAAAAAGAATCAAGATAGGCTTTGGATGGATGAAATAGCTGCAATTCAGGCGTTTGCAAGGCCTGAGTTTCCGTATCTTGCAACATCTGGAGTTGTACTTTCTGGCGAAGAAAATGACCCTACTCTGTTAAATGCTTCTGACTCAATTACGAGTCTTGGAAGCTCAGATGCAAAACAAGGTAGATTCAAGTATCAAGTTTCTTCTCGTCTGCAAATAGTCTTTTGA
- the LOC119988413 gene encoding protochlorophyllide reductase, chloroplastic, with amino-acid sequence MALQAASIVASSFSIPKEGKSCASFKDSSLFGVSLSDHVKADFSSSALRCKREFSRRNGVVRAQTVATTTPAVNRSAPEGKKTLRKGSVVITGASSGLGLATAKALAETGKWHVIMACRDFLKAERAAKSVGMPKENYTIMHLDLASLDSVRQFVDSFRQSGRPLDALVCNAAVYQPTAKEPAFTAEGFELSVGTNHLGHFLLSRLLLEDLNKSDYPSRRLIIVGSITGNTNTLAGNVPPKANLGDMRGLAGGLTGLNSSAMIDGGNFDGAKAYKDSKVCNMLTMQEFHRRFHEETGITFASLYPGCIATTGLFREHIPLFRLLFPPFQKYITKGYVSEEESGKRLAQVVSDPSLTKSGVYWSWNKDSASFENQMSQEASDPEKARKVWEISEKLVGLA; translated from the exons ATGGCTCTCCAAGCTGCTTCAATTGTTGCTTCTTCCTTCTCCATCCCCAAAGAG GGCAAGAGTTGTGCATCTTTTAAGGATTCAAGTCTCTTTGGGGTTTCACTATCAGATCATGTCAAAGCTGACTTTAGCTCTTCTGCATTGAGGTGCAAG AGAGAATTTAGCAGAAGAAATGGTGTTGTTAGAGCCCAAACAGTGGCAACAACAACTCCAGCAGTCAACAGGAGTGCACCTGAAgggaagaaaaccctaagaaagGGCAGTGTTGTAATCACTGGTGCCTCTTCTGGTTTAGGTCTAGCCACAGCAAAGGCTCTTGCTGAAACTGGAAAATGGCATGTGATCATGGCCTGCAGGGACTTCTTGAAGGCTGAGAGAGCCGCCAAGTCTGTTGGCATGCCAAAGGAAAACTACACCATTATGCATCTGGATCTTGCATCCCTTGACAGCGTTCGCCAATTCGTAGACAGCTTCAGGCAATCGGGGAggccacttgatgctttggtgtGCAATGCTGCTGTTTACCAGCCAACTGCCAAGGAACCTGCATTTACTGCTGAAGGATTTGAACTTAGTGTTGGAACTAACCATCTTGGTCACTTCCTCCTATCGCGGTTGCTGCTCGAGGACTTAAACAAATCTGACTATCCATCAAGGCGTCTCATCATTGTCGGCTCTATTACAG GGAACACAAACACTTTGGCTGGGAATGTACCTCCAAAGGCAAATCTTGGGGACATGAGGGGGCTTGCAGGAGGCTTGACTGGGCTAAACAGCTCTGCTATGATTGATGGTGGAAATTTTGATGGTGCCAAGGCCTACAAGGACAGTAAAGTCTGCAACATGCTCACAATGCAAGAGTTCCACAGGAGGTTCCATGAGGAAACTGGTATCACATTTGCCTCTCTTTATCCGGGCTGCATTGCCACAACAGGCTTGTTCCGGGAGCACATACCCTTGTTCAGGCTACTTTTCCCTCCATTCCAGAAATACATCACCAAGGGCTATGTCTCCGAAGAGGAATCCGGGAAAAGACTTGCGCAG GTTGTGAGTGATCCTAGCTTGACAAAATCTGGAGTTTACTGGAGCTGGAACAAGGACTCTGCTTCATTTGAGAACCAGATGTCTCAAGAAGCTAGTGATCCGGAGAAGGCTCGTAAAGTATGGGAGATCAGCGAAAAACTTGTCGGGTTGGCCTGA
- the LOC119988659 gene encoding COP1-interacting protein 7-like isoform X2 codes for MDPATLLDHALFQLTPTRTRCDLVIYTGNVSEKLASGLLEPFVSHLKCAKDQISEGGYSITLRPVGSHASWFTKATLLRFVRFVSTPELLERFVTIEREIDQIESSVQSNELSNTLEAEAAGGNFQKSSASFKNGESNGTDDATQEENFKVRLQRVLESRKAVLRKEQAMAYARALAAGFELDCMDLISFSDAFGASRLREACINFMELCKKKNQDRLWMDEIAAIQAFARPEFPYLATSGVVLSGEENDPTLLNASDSITSLGSSDAKQGRFKYQVSSRLQIVF; via the exons ATGGACCCTGCAACTCTTCTTGATCACGCTCTCTTCCAACTCACTCCCACCAGAACCAG GTGTGATCTGGTGATTTATACGGGTAATGTGAGTGAAAAATTGGCTTCTGGGCTTTTGGAGCCATTTGTTTCTCATCTGAAATGCGCTAAGGATCAGATTTCTGAAGGAGGGTACTCCATCACTCTACGCCCAGTGGGCTCACATGCCTCCTGGTTCACCAAAGCCACTCTTCTAAG ATTTGTGAGATTTGTCAGCACACCAGAACTTCTCGAGAGATTTGTGACcattgagagagagatagatCAAATTGAGAGTTCAGTCCAATCAAATGAGCTGTCAAACACATTAGAGGCAGAAG CTGCTGGTGGGAACTTCCAGAAGTCATCTGCATCATTCAAG AATGGTGAGTCCAACGGAACTGATGATGCCACACAAGAAGAAAATTTCAA GGTTCGTCTTCAACGAGTTCTGGAAAGTAGGAAGGCAGTTCTCCGCAAAGAACAAGCCATGGCCTATGCCCGTGCTTTGGCTGCTGGATTTGAACTGGACTGCATGGATCTCATATCCTTTTCAGATGCTTTTGGAGCTTCACGTTTGAG GGAAGCATGCATCAATTTCATGGAATTATGCAAGAAAAAGAATCAAGATAGGCTTTGGATGGATGAAATAGCTGCAATTCAGGCGTTTGCAAGGCCTGAGTTTCCGTATCTTGCAACATCTGGAGTTGTACTTTCTGGCGAAGAAAATGACCCTACTCTGTTAAATGCTTCTGACTCAATTACGAGTCTTGGAAGCTCAGATGCAAAACAAGGTAGATTCAAGTATCAAGTTTCTTCTCGTCTGCAAATAGTCTTTTGA
- the LOC119988660 gene encoding uncharacterized protein LOC119988660 isoform X2, producing METLKWLETNGVAGRKKPTHTSSPSTPISVNLAKDSSHSVTFINRERSMGKKADKAKQKKRKGRKGRGVDGSPLSDFICEWKVEKLKMHEHKMKIEKQKLMLAMQELVVHKEVEENMIQLEERQEDARRKIEEKRIKFEERQVEMRIMMMDVSTFK from the coding sequence ATGGAAACACTGAAGTGGCTTGAAACCAACGGGGTTGCTGGAAGAAAGAAGCCAACCCACACATCTTCTCCATCTACGCCTATTTCGGTGAATTTAGCTAAAGATAGTTCTCATTCTGTCACATTCATCAATCGTGAGAGGTCAATGGGGAAAAAGGCAGATAAGgcgaaacaaaagaaaagaaaaggaagaaaagggcGAGGAGTAGATGGCAGTCCTCTAAGTGACTTCATTTGTGAGTGGAAGGTTGAAAAGCTCAAGATGCATGAGCACAAAATGAAGATCGAAAAACAAAAGTTGATGCTTGCGATGCAGGAACTGGTAGTTCATAAGGAAGTTGAAGAAAATATGATTCAACTCGAAGAAAGGCAAGAAGACGCTCGGCggaaaattgaagaaaagaggATTAAGTTCGAAGAGAGGCAAGTAGAGATGAGGATTATGATGATGGACGTGAGCACTTTTAAGTGA
- the LOC119990125 gene encoding uncharacterized protein LOC119990125: MASKLLLIAVFVFDLIAFGLAIAAEQRRSTAVIRQDPEVQYNYCVYDSDIATGYGVGAFLFLMVSQALVMGASRCFCCGKPLSPGGSRAWAVVLFIFCWLFYIIAATCLLAGSVTNAYHTKYRTIFSENPPSCETVRKGVFAAGAAFTFFTAIISQFYYICYSKARESFQPYGLDTGVGMGAYK, translated from the exons ATGGCCTCAAAGCTTCTGTTGATTgctgtttttgtgtttgatcTCATTGCCTTTGGTTTGGCCATTGCCGCGGAGCAGAGGAGAAGCACT GCTGTTATCAGACAAGATCCTGAAGTGCAGTATAACTACTGTGTGTATGACTCAGACATTGCAACAGGCTACGGTGTGGGTGCATTCTTGTTCCTCATGGTCAGCCAAGCCCTCGTAATGGGAGCAAGTCGTTGCTTTTGTTGTGGAAAGCCTTTGAGTCCCGGAGGTTCAAGAGCTTGGGCTGTTGTCCTGTTCATCTTCTGCTG GCTGTTCTACATCATTGCTGCAACCTGCTTGTTAGCGGGTTCGGTAACAAACGCTTACCACACCAAATACAGGACCATATTTTCCGAAAACCCTCCCTCTTGCGAAACTGTGAGGAAGGGTGTTTTTGCAGCTGGTGCAGCATTCACTTTTTTCACGGCCATAATCTCTCAGTTCTACTATATCTGCTACTCTAAGGCGAGGGAGAGCTTCCAGCCATATGGCCTAGACACAGGTGTGGGCATGGGAGCCTACAAGTGA
- the LOC119989053 gene encoding WD repeat-containing protein 44-like: protein MSVTTTTTTTITTLNGDEEEENEERFYESLDRLLSSNSTSCSTSDSGSDSDPNPNSPTGDAASSSSSAFPLPRFPRIAATKYDIWISQPASISERRLRLLRDMGLSGDSSLSRSKPGHQSGQSVDFSRSVNSDRLRDPPGIVRSKSDGYNDKSDFSVSSPSILCYDSSSLSNVDFVNNNCDRECDNNNGNNAVGVDDSNKDDGYSRSRGGVNKSNEFSPVAVVTSASSPNKPPSGRNLRRMDESLLDCISSNGNLGCNEGFREPVGESECHGNGGGVGSEVCTIKNLDNGKEFMVNEIKEDGTWNKLKEVATGRQLTIEEFEMSVGTSPIVQELMRRQNVEEGHRESLDSNANNGIGSISKSKKKGSWFRSIKNVASSITNHKERRSSDERDTSSEKGGRRSSSATDDSQDGSFHGPERVRVRQYGKSCKEFTALYKSQEIQAHNGSIWSVKFSLDGRYLASAGEDCVIHVWQVVESERKGELLLEKAEDSNLNNLLMANGSPESSSLSPTVDNHPEKKRRGRASISRKSLSLDYIFVPDTVFALSDKPVCSFRGHLDDVLDLSWSKSQHLLSSSMDKTVRLWHLSSRTCLKIFSHSDYVTCIQFNPVDDRYFISGSLDAKVRIWSIPDHQVVDWNDLHEMVTSACYTPDGQGALVGSYKGSCRLYNTSENKLQQKCQINLPIKKKKSHQKKITGFQFAPGSTSEVFITSADSRIRVVDGVDLVHKFKGFRNTNSQISASLTANGKYVVSASEDSNVYVWKHEADSRPNRSKGVTVTRSYEHFHCQDVSVATPWPGIGDSWGLHGIYSADHCVLENNLDEVSTANHPPTPADDFSATEGSRSTSGCTNSPLHGIISSATNGYFFDRISATWPEEKLLLAAKNRSPCHVRHDISNGVNQNMPAWGMVIVTAGLRGELRTFQNFGLPIQL, encoded by the exons ATGAGCGTGACAACAACGACGACGACGACAATAACAACCCTAAACGgcgacgaagaagaagaaaacgagGAGCGGTTCTACGAGTCCCTCGATCGTCTCCTCTCCTCTAACTCTACCTCCTGCTCCACTTCCGACTCGGGCTCGGACTCCGACCCGAACCCGAATTCCCCTACCGGGGATGCCGCCTCCTCGTCTTCTTCGGCGTTTCCTCTCCCTAGATTTCCACGCATTGCCGCCACCAAGTATGACATCTGGATCTCTCAGCCTGCTTCCATTTCCGAGCGCCGCCTGCGTTTGCTCCGGGACATGGGCCTCAGTGGGGACTCGTCGTTGTCTCGGTCTAAACCAGGGCATCAATCGGGGCAGTCGGTGGATTTTTCACGATCGGTGAACTCGGATCGGCTGAGGGATCCGCCGGGTATAGTGCGATCGAAATCCGACGGTTACAATGATAAGTCAGatttttctgtttcttctccTTCAATTCTTTGTTACGATTCCTCTTCTTTGTCTAATGTTGATTTTGTAAATAATAATTGTGACCGTGAATGTGATAACAACAACGGCAACAATGCTGTTGGAGTTGATGATAGTAATAAAGATGACGGTTATTCGCGGTCGCGGGGAGGTGTTAACAAAAGTAACGAATTTTCTCCTGTTGCCGTTGTTACGAGTGCCTCTTCACCGAATAAACCGCCTAGTGGGAGAAATCTCAGAAGAATGGATGAGAGTCTACTGGATTGCATTAGTTCTAATGGGAATTTAGGATGCAATGAGGGATTCAGAGAGCCTGTTGGGGAATCGGAATGCCATGGAAATGGTGGTGGAGTTGGCAGTGAAGTGTGTACCATAAAAAATCTTGACAATGGGAAGGAGTTTATGGTGAATGAGATCAAAGAGGATGGGACTTGGAACAAGTTGAAGGAAGTGGCGACTGGGAGGCAACTGACAATAGAGGAGTTTGAGATGAGTGTGGGGACTTCACCAATCGTGCAAGAGCTAATGAGGAGGCAGAATGTGGAGGAGGGTCATAGGGAAAGTCTGGATTCCAACGCAAATAATGGTATTGGTAGCATTTCTAAATCGAAAAAGAAGGGCAGTTGGTTTAGGAGTATAAAGAATGTGGCAAGTAGCATTACCAATCATAAGGAGAGGAGAAGTAGTGATGAGAGGGATACCTCATCGGAGAAAGGTGGTAGGAGGTCAAGCTCAGCGACTGATGATAGCCAGGATGGTTCATTCCATGGGCCTGAGAGAGTTAGGGTGCGACAATATGGGAAGTCGTGTAAGGAGTTCACTGCATTGTACAAGAGTCAGGAGATTCAAGCCCATAATGGGTCAATATGGAGCGTTAAGTTCAGTTTAGATGGCAGGTATCTTGCGAGTGCTGGTGAGGATTGTGTGATTCATGTTTGGCAGGTTGTGGAGTCAGAGAGAAAAGGGGAATTGTTATTGGAGAAGGCTGAGGACAGTAATTTGAACAATTTGCTAATGGCCAATGGGTCCCCAGAATCTAGTTCATTGTCACCAACGGTGGACAATCATCctgaaaagaagagaagagggaGGGCATCTATAAGCCGGAAATCATTGAGCTTGGACTATATTTTTGTTCCTGACACTGTCTTTGCGCTTTCAGATAAACCCGTTTGCTCATTCCGTGGACATCTGGACGATGTTCTTGACCTGTCGTGGTCCAAGTCTCAG CACTTACTCTCTTCGTCAATGGATAAAACTGTGCGATTGTGGCATTTGTCTAGCCGGACttgtttgaaaatattttcacaCAGTGATTATG TAACTTGCATCCAGTTTAATCCTGTTGATGATAGATACTTCATTAGTGGATCCCTAGATGCAAAAGTTCGCATTTGGAGCATTCCCGATCACCAAGTTGTTGATTGGAATGATCTTCATGAGATGGTCACTTCAGCTTGCTATACTCCAGATGGCCAG GGTGCTCTTGTTGGATCATACAAGGGAAGCTGTAGATTGTATAATACTTCTG AAAATAAGTTGcagcaaaaatgtcaaataaatCTACCgatcaagaagaagaaatctCATCAGAAGAAAATCACAGGTTTCCAG TTTGCACCAGGAAGTACATCAGAAGTGTTTATAACATCTGCAGATTCACGAATACGGGTGGTTGATGGTGTTGATTTGGTCCATAAGTTCAAGG GGTTTCGCAACACCAACAGCCAAATCTCGGCTTCCCTGACAGCTAATGGAAAATATGTTGTCTCTGCCAGTGAGGATTCTAATGTCTATGTGTGGAAACATGAAGCCGATTCCCGACCTAACAGAAGCAAAGGTGTCACAGTCACACGTTCATACGAGCATTTCCATTGTCAAGATGTATCAGTTGCCACCCCATGGCCTGGGATAGGTGACTCATGGGGATTACATGGCATTTATTCTGCAGATCATTGTGTGCTTGAAAACAACCTTGACGAGGTTTCTACAGCCAACCATCCTCCTACACCTGCTGATGATTTTAGTGCCACTGAGGGTTCTCGGTCAACTTCTGGGTGCACCAACAGCCCACTTCATGGAATAATATCCAGCGCAACCAATGGTTACTTCTTTGATAGAATCTCGGCAACATGGCCAGAGGAAAAGCTCCTTCTGGCTGCTAAGAACCGTAGCCCTTGTCATGTCAGGCATGATATCTCCAATGGGgtaaatcaaaacatgccaGCTTGGGGTATGGTAATTGTAACTGCCGGTCTTCGAGGGGAACTCAgaacttttcaaaattttggattGCCAATTCAATTATAA
- the LOC119988660 gene encoding uncharacterized protein LOC119988660 isoform X1: MLIFSDMETLKWLETNGVAGRKKPTHTSSPSTPISVNLAKDSSHSVTFINRERSMGKKADKAKQKKRKGRKGRGVDGSPLSDFICEWKVEKLKMHEHKMKIEKQKLMLAMQELVVHKEVEENMIQLEERQEDARRKIEEKRIKFEERQVEMRIMMMDVSTFK; this comes from the coding sequence ATGCTAATTTTTTCAGATATGGAAACACTGAAGTGGCTTGAAACCAACGGGGTTGCTGGAAGAAAGAAGCCAACCCACACATCTTCTCCATCTACGCCTATTTCGGTGAATTTAGCTAAAGATAGTTCTCATTCTGTCACATTCATCAATCGTGAGAGGTCAATGGGGAAAAAGGCAGATAAGgcgaaacaaaagaaaagaaaaggaagaaaagggcGAGGAGTAGATGGCAGTCCTCTAAGTGACTTCATTTGTGAGTGGAAGGTTGAAAAGCTCAAGATGCATGAGCACAAAATGAAGATCGAAAAACAAAAGTTGATGCTTGCGATGCAGGAACTGGTAGTTCATAAGGAAGTTGAAGAAAATATGATTCAACTCGAAGAAAGGCAAGAAGACGCTCGGCggaaaattgaagaaaagaggATTAAGTTCGAAGAGAGGCAAGTAGAGATGAGGATTATGATGATGGACGTGAGCACTTTTAAGTGA